The Christensenella timonensis DNA segment GGAATGTACGTTTAATCTCCATAATGCCCTCAATGCTGTACATTTCCGGCTGTGTGGGAATGATGATACCGTTCGCCGCAGTCAGTACATTGATCGTAAGGATATTGAGGGACGGTTGGCTGTCGATCAATATATAGTCATACAACCCCTTTACCATCTCAATGTACCGCTTCAATAGGTACTCACGCCCAAGTTCATTGATTAAGTTTGCTTCAAAGCCTGCCAGTTTGCGGTTTGTAGGCATAATGTCCATACCCTCGTCATGGTGCAGGATTCCCTCGAAAGGTTCAAAATCTTCTCCGTTTACCAAATCTTCGACGATATCCGTTATAGTGCGTGGAAGCTGCTGCGGTTCCCATCCCAAGCCTTTTGTAAGGTTGCTCTGCGGATCAAAATCGATAAGCAAAACCCTTTTACCATTTTTCACCAGTGCCGCACCCAAATTGATTGCCGTTGTCGTTTTCCCAACTCCGCCCTTTTGATTCGTTATTGATATTACTCTTGACATTGAAATGCCCTCCTTTCTTTGTTACTTCCACTGTAATCCACTATCATCGAAACAGCAAAAAAGCGTGCCCGATGCTGATTTATTGACAAAAAAATGGTATAAAAAAAGCGCTCACCTTTTTATGGCCGCGCCTGCATGTTTCAAATTCAGTTTTTTCTCGATTGTTCCGTCCGCCGAACTTTATTGAGCCGTACATTCCATAGATAGCTTATTCAAAATCTA contains these protein-coding regions:
- a CDS encoding ParA family protein; amino-acid sequence: MSRVISITNQKGGVGKTTTAINLGAALVKNGKRVLLIDFDPQSNLTKGLGWEPQQLPRTITDIVEDLVNGEDFEPFEGILHHDEGMDIMPTNRKLAGFEANLINELGREYLLKRYIEMVKGLYDYILIDSQPSLNILTINVLTAANGIIIPTQPEMYSIEGIMEIKRTFQKIRQSNLNPTLGIDGILITMMNNQTNYTKQERDSIINKLCRTDHVYESCIPYTVKLKECGKSGVSILKHCPRNKAAAQYELLAKEVIANEQERRESKDRFGQLVSFNAAGNKRKKGNRRVANR